A DNA window from Dehalogenimonas sp. THU2 contains the following coding sequences:
- the typA gene encoding translational GTPase TypA translates to MPKFRDDIRNIAIIAHVDHGKTSLVDVLLKQSHVFRENQEMGELILDRNALEREKGITILAKNTAVEYRGHKINIIDTPGHADFSGEVERVLNMAEGCLLLVDSVDGPMPQTRFVLKQAMEKKLKPIVVITKMDRPTRRIKEVLSMTQDLFLELATEDAQLDFPVIYSSSRGGFAVTDPEAEGKDLVPLFECILKNIPPPEIDEGPLQMLISNLDYSTHKGRIAIGRIHRGTIAPRDPVVVIDKNGETRRYQVNEVFTHMGLARVETNLAEAGDIVAITGLEEVNIGDTVANPERPEALPGIVIGEPTVKMTFGVNTSPFGGREGKYCTSRQLRSRLYRELETNISLRVEDTDSPDVLMVSGRGELHLSILIETLRREGYELELSKPEAITKTVDGKVMEPMEALTIDTAEECIGELTEMLAKRKGRMTNLHHDGLGNVRMEYHIPTRGLIGFRSSFLTSTRGRGVMNTLFLDYEPWQGEVGSTRSGVLIASQAGTAVTYGLNNAQERGILFTEPMTEVYEGMIVGLHARGSDLAVNVTKEKKMTNIRSSTSDISVKLTTPMKLSLEESLDFIEDDELVEVTPKNIRLRKKLLSAHDRRRAE, encoded by the coding sequence GTGCCCAAGTTTCGTGATGACATTCGTAATATCGCCATTATCGCCCACGTCGACCATGGCAAGACCAGCCTGGTGGACGTACTGTTAAAACAAAGCCATGTTTTCCGTGAAAACCAGGAGATGGGTGAGTTGATCCTCGACCGCAACGCACTGGAGCGTGAAAAGGGCATCACCATCCTGGCCAAGAACACCGCGGTGGAATATCGCGGCCATAAGATCAATATCATCGATACTCCCGGTCACGCCGACTTCTCCGGTGAAGTGGAACGGGTACTCAATATGGCAGAAGGCTGCCTTCTTCTGGTCGATTCCGTCGACGGCCCGATGCCGCAGACTCGCTTCGTGCTGAAGCAGGCGATGGAAAAGAAGCTGAAGCCCATCGTCGTCATCACCAAGATGGACCGGCCGACGCGCCGTATCAAGGAAGTCCTGTCCATGACGCAGGACCTGTTCCTAGAACTGGCGACGGAGGATGCACAGCTTGATTTCCCGGTGATCTACTCCAGTTCCCGCGGCGGTTTCGCTGTGACCGATCCGGAAGCGGAAGGTAAGGACCTGGTGCCGCTCTTCGAATGCATTTTAAAGAACATACCGCCGCCGGAGATCGACGAAGGCCCGCTGCAGATGCTCATCTCCAACCTGGATTATTCCACCCATAAAGGCCGTATAGCCATCGGTCGTATCCACCGCGGCACCATAGCCCCCAGGGACCCGGTAGTGGTCATTGACAAGAATGGCGAGACTCGGCGTTATCAGGTCAATGAGGTCTTCACCCATATGGGACTGGCCCGCGTGGAAACCAACCTGGCCGAGGCCGGGGACATCGTTGCCATCACCGGACTGGAAGAAGTCAACATCGGCGACACCGTGGCTAATCCGGAACGCCCCGAAGCCCTGCCCGGAATCGTCATCGGCGAACCCACGGTTAAGATGACCTTCGGCGTAAATACCTCGCCGTTCGGCGGCCGTGAGGGCAAGTACTGCACCTCCCGCCAGCTTCGATCACGCCTTTACCGCGAACTGGAAACAAATATCAGCCTGCGTGTAGAAGATACCGATTCACCCGACGTCCTGATGGTGTCCGGCCGCGGCGAACTGCACCTGTCCATTTTGATCGAGACCCTGAGGCGCGAGGGCTACGAGTTGGAGCTTTCCAAGCCGGAGGCTATTACCAAAACCGTCGACGGCAAGGTTATGGAACCAATGGAAGCCCTTACCATCGATACCGCCGAAGAATGCATCGGGGAACTGACCGAGATGCTGGCCAAGCGCAAAGGCCGTATGACCAACCTGCATCATGACGGATTGGGCAACGTACGCATGGAATATCACATACCCACCCGGGGTCTTATCGGCTTCAGGAGCAGCTTTTTAACTTCCACTCGCGGCCGCGGCGTGATGAACACTCTCTTCCTGGATTACGAACCATGGCAGGGCGAGGTCGGCAGTACCCGCAGCGGCGTGCTGATCGCTTCCCAGGCTGGAACCGCGGTCACCTATGGCCTGAACAATGCCCAGGAACGCGGCATACTTTTCACCGAACCGATGACTGAAGTTTATGAAGGTATGATCGTCGGATTACACGCCCGCGGCTCCGACCTGGCGGTCAACGTTACAAAAGAAAAGAAGATGACCAACATCCGGTCTTCGACTTCCGATATTTCCGTCAAGCTGACCACTCCTATGAAACTATCGCTCGAAGAATCCCTCGATTTCATCGAGGACGATGAGTTGGTGGAAGTAACCCCCAAGAACATCCGGCTGCGCAAGAAGCTGCTTTCCGCCCACGACCGCAGACGAGCCGAATAG
- a CDS encoding ATP-binding cassette domain-containing protein produces MKNNSVLAVEASGLVKMFGKTKAVDGVDLAVAAGGVYGFLGPNGAGKTTTIRMLATLLRPDAGVARVFGHDVVKEADEVRRRVSLTGQFASVDEDLTGHENLVLLARLQGYGWPQAKARAADLLGAFGLAEAAGRQVKTYSGGMRRRIDIAASIVVTPDLLFLDEPTTGLDPRNRNQVWDIIRSLVGYGSTIFLTTQYLDEADELADRIAVIDNGKIIAEGTSGQLKAAVGSGAVHIRLHTPESRPEAERILSLSLGLPVHLESDPAELSVRLLAAEHATGALYELSRAGIGVSSFSYGQPSLDEVFLTLTGHSADVIHNEVPAQ; encoded by the coding sequence ATGAAAAACAATTCAGTACTTGCCGTCGAGGCATCGGGTCTGGTCAAGATGTTCGGTAAAACAAAAGCCGTCGATGGTGTCGACCTGGCCGTGGCGGCTGGGGGTGTCTACGGATTCCTGGGGCCGAACGGTGCCGGCAAGACCACTACCATCCGCATGCTCGCTACGCTGCTGCGGCCAGACGCCGGCGTCGCCAGGGTCTTCGGGCATGACGTGGTTAAAGAGGCCGATGAGGTGCGGCGGCGAGTCAGCCTGACCGGGCAGTTCGCTTCTGTCGACGAAGATCTTACCGGCCACGAAAACCTGGTTCTGCTGGCGCGGCTGCAGGGCTACGGATGGCCTCAGGCAAAAGCGAGGGCGGCCGACCTGCTGGGGGCTTTCGGATTGGCCGAAGCCGCCGGGCGCCAGGTCAAGACTTACTCCGGAGGCATGCGCCGCCGAATCGATATCGCAGCCAGCATCGTGGTCACACCCGATTTGTTATTTCTCGACGAGCCCACCACCGGACTGGACCCGCGCAACCGTAACCAAGTCTGGGACATCATCCGGTCGCTGGTCGGATACGGCAGCACTATTTTCCTGACGACCCAGTATTTGGACGAGGCTGACGAATTGGCCGACCGCATTGCCGTCATCGATAACGGCAAGATCATCGCGGAGGGCACCAGCGGACAGCTTAAAGCCGCGGTGGGCTCCGGGGCAGTGCATATCCGCCTGCATACTCCCGAGAGCCGGCCGGAGGCCGAACGAATCCTGTCGCTGAGCTTGGGCCTCCCGGTCCACCTGGAGTCGGACCCGGCAGAATTGTCGGTGCGACTACTCGCGGCGGAACACGCGACGGGCGCGCTTTACGAACTGTCCCGGGCTGGAATAGGGGTCAGTAGTTTTTCCTACGGACAACCCAGTCTGGATGAGGTATTTCTCACACTCACCGGCCACTCCGCCGATGTCATTCATAACGAGGTGCCTGCGCAATGA
- a CDS encoding ABC transporter permease produces the protein MITEQPIAPESLHLVLSARERPSRLSPLSTALTFGWRALLKIKHVPEQLFDVTASPIIFLLMFTYLFGGALAGSTGEYLQFVLPGILVMTVTMITIYTGLGINNDIKKGVFDRFRSLPIWRPAVVIGPLLADTGRYTMASAVMILLGVILGYRPEAGVFGVLLAVALLLVFSFSLSWIWIALGLKMRTPESLMGVSMMILFPLTFASNVFVSPQTMPGWLEAFVNVNPITHLVTAVRGLMSGAADAEEIVIVLLVSVALFGVFSPLAMRLYKNKQ, from the coding sequence ATGATTACTGAACAACCTATCGCTCCGGAGAGCCTTCATTTGGTCCTGTCTGCCCGGGAACGGCCGTCGCGGTTGTCCCCGCTTTCTACCGCTTTGACCTTCGGCTGGCGGGCGCTACTGAAGATCAAGCACGTCCCCGAGCAGTTATTCGATGTGACCGCCTCCCCGATAATTTTCCTATTGATGTTTACCTACCTTTTTGGCGGCGCTTTAGCCGGATCAACCGGGGAGTATCTGCAATTCGTTTTACCGGGTATCCTGGTGATGACGGTGACCATGATTACCATTTACACCGGGTTGGGTATCAACAACGACATCAAAAAGGGTGTTTTCGACCGGTTCCGCTCGTTGCCGATCTGGCGGCCGGCGGTGGTCATCGGGCCGCTGCTGGCTGATACCGGCCGGTACACCATGGCTTCAGCGGTTATGATACTGCTGGGAGTTATACTTGGCTACCGGCCTGAGGCGGGGGTGTTCGGTGTGCTGCTGGCGGTGGCTCTGCTTCTGGTCTTTTCCTTCAGCCTGTCATGGATCTGGATCGCCCTCGGCCTCAAGATGCGGACTCCGGAGTCGCTGATGGGGGTGAGCATGATGATACTGTTCCCGCTGACCTTCGCCAGCAATGTCTTTGTTTCGCCCCAAACCATGCCCGGCTGGCTGGAGGCGTTCGTCAACGTGAATCCCATAACTCACCTGGTGACGGCGGTACGCGGTCTGATGTCAGGCGCAGCGGATGCCGAAGAGATCGTGATCGTTCTTCTGGTCAGCGTGGCGTTGTTTGGTGTCTTCAGCCCGCTGGCAATGCGTCTTTATAAAAATAAGCAGTGA